GGACATTGTAAAGATGGTGAAAAAATCTGTTTCCAAAAATAGAAGGATTGAGCAGCATGTACTGCTGCAGCTAAGCTCCGATTCAGAAGTTTACATCTTTGATTTCCCTTTTCTATAGAAATTTGGGCCATAATTTACTAGAAAAAATTCTGAAATAGAATAGTACCTGACGGAATGGAAGTAAGATCACTTTAGATTTTATCGTGGAGGTTAGTATCTAGTGGACTAAGGACTAAATGTTAAAAGAATATACATGATTGGAGTCACACCATTGCCTACAAGTTGGATTATGTATCTTATCTCTTTGTCATTATTGGTTCCAAGTATGGTGAGCCAGCTGAGTATTGATTTAGTAATCTTTGCTCAATACCAATAGTATCTTTGAACTTGATAAATGAGTGAGTATTGGAacctttgatttttcttttcttttcccttttcataGAAATCTAAACTGAATCAAATGATTATTTGAAAGTAGCAAATTGAGTTGGGGAGTGATCTAGTGTCATGTGGTATGATTCTGATCAGAGGTGAAACAGGTTGTTTGGTTGTTTGGTCGATTTGTTGACTTTGATTTAGTCTACAAGTTTAGTGACATCATTTAGTTGGATTAAGTTTGCATTTTGAGTTCAGTTTCTAAGTTGAAGTCTTCTAGCAATCCACAATATGAATTAATGTTGAGAAACCATGTCTGTAATCcaatatttgtaattttctaaTCCTCTTGCAATCATTCCTAGATTTCCTATCTTAAGGATGTCTACTTCATTTTGAAACCATTTCAGTTGAATTATTAAATGGTTATTCCCTATCTGAAGTCCTCAAAGTGTAAGTTGGAGAATTGGCACCATCTTGAACTGATGGACTTTTAAGTTACCTCTGATACTTGTGACTTCCATGTTcaatcttttaattgtttttgataGGTGATTGAATCTCTTGATGGCTTCTCTCAATTTTATTCTGTGCTTGTTATGATTGATTTTTCCAGAAGTTGAAAATACATTTCCTAATCCATTATGATGATAACAAATGCACCCAGAACTAAAAATATGGTTTTCTAGCTATGTCATTTGAATGAGGTTTTTCTCTCttagaatatttttcatattagtgCCCTCTGTAAACAACAGGTCCTCAGAAAACTGAATAGTGGTTTAAATGCTTTTTTCTGCCAGTTCCAGAGAAGCACAAACAATGCCCTGATGTTTACTTTACCATGAGGGAAGCTCACTAGTAATCTTCATACATTGTGACTTCATACctcaaattattatattttgtttcatttcattcatCTTTCTTCTCATGCCCAGTTTTCATAACCTTTCCTAGGAAAAGAAATCCCCCTTCTAGGTTATCTGCTAGGTATCTTTACATGGCCAAAATCTTGGAAGACTATTAATTAAAAGCCAAGGAAAACAGTGGTTCTTGCACAACTTGTCTGGGTACAGGTCTTTGGTCTTCAAATCTGCTAATAGGGTGGTGTCATGTTCTCATATAATGCTTAAAGCAATAATTCTGCTATTGTGGCTGGTTTGATACACATGGAAGTTTCCCTTTTTGATGGGTTTTTTCTGTAAATAACTGGTAAAGCACCACTGCTTGTATATCACAGgtcttattttggttttttttttttctttggattcAGCTACTTAATTGCCTCCATGGGCCTTCAAATCCTGTGGAGTTTCGCACTTGCGTGCGTTGATATGCAAGCTTTAAGATTAAGAAGAAACCTTCAACATCCTGTCTTGCTGAGCCTATTTGTTGTTGGTGATTGGGTAACTTTCTTCTTTTAAACTTCATAAAGTTAGTCATAATTTTGCTAGCGCATGAACGTTATCTAACAGAATTCTGAGACGTGTGCATATTTCTGTATACATGCAGTCTAATTAGAAGAGAATTACTTAGTTATTTTATCTAATTTGTTTTCCTAATTTTGAAGATCTGTTGCTCACAAGCTGGGGCAGTTGCACAATCAAAACAACTagagaattttttaaatgaaattaaatggaAGAAAcaaattatcaataaatgaatcCAAACATGTTGACCATTGCTTATCAAATTTTGTGATTTTGAGTTCTAGTGTAAGTAGCTTTGTATCTCAAATGTGACTCTGCAAGGGAGATAATGTTAGGTACTTTGATTGCTTTTTGTGAAGTTGCAGCTTTTCTTTATGTaaccttctctttctcttgatTTCAGTTAACAACTACCAATTAAGTTTTCTGTAGTTCTGATCACTTAAAGACAGTCTTTTTCTGAAccgatttttattttcttcctcttttctcaATCCATTTAATGCAAAGTAGAACTTTTACACAGAGTATGTTAAGATACCAACTTCCCCAAAAGCTTAAATTGTTAGAATATGCACCCACAATGTATATGGGGCTAATACCCTTCTTCACATGTTGTATCATACTTGCACAATGGGTTCTCACAACTTTATAATGCATCTACACAGTTAAGAGaagttcatacatatatagcgtcaaAAACTTTTTCTCCTATCCAATATGGGATATCACAATCAACCCCCCTCCCCTCCATGCATACACAACATCCTCGTTGTGTCCTATAGGATTGTAGGGTCAAACAAACCTTATAGGGCCAAACAAACTCGTACAATGGGGATGGAGATTGactttaataccatttgtaacgacatACTCCTAACTGTGTAGCTATTATCCGCTCTAGGCTCTCACGGCTTTTAAACCTTTCTACACCGTTAAGAGGAACccatacatatataatgttaGAAACTTTTTCCTTCATCTGATGTGGGATATCATTAGACAAATCCATAATTATGAATTTCAGATAAATAGATGGGAGAAATGAGCATTAGGAGAAACTCACACTTGAAATCTTTAATTAAACattgctctaataccatgttgatgttaccaactttcctaaaagcttaagttgttaGGATATTGGTCCATAATGTATACCAATGATAACTGAGTATTTAATTATGtagttttgtttgtttgcttttaTGGCACATGCTTGAATTTTTGAGAAACTGTTTTAATCAGGGTCTGCAGTTACCCATTTCAAGTGAGTGGAAATTCGCTTTTTGTTACTACATTTGCATGGAATTTTGATGTAGTGTGACTGAAAAGACTAAATGCATCTATCAAAACTCAACAGTATGCAAACTTGTTTATGTTGTTAACTCCAATCAAGCTGATTAAAATAGAAATTCAAACTAAAGAGTAAAGACAAGGGAATGCACTTTCCTTGTGACCTCTTCTATGGGCATGGCTTATATCTCAAAATAAGAAGACCATTCAATGTTAATGGCAGCAACTGGTGTGAAATCAACAAAACAGAATAAAATTACCAGGGTTTTCCTAGTGGTGGATTGAATACAATCTTAAtcactaaaaaaatttcaaaggtcCACCCTTGACTCAAACAACCTTGGAAACCTAGCACTTCTGAGTTTCTCATAGACCCTAGGGCATGTTTGAAATGCTGGAATAGAGAAAGAGAATAAGAAATCCATTCCATTTCCCACTCATTATTGTGTttgcattattattgttattattattattattattttagaattgtGAATAGAAATCAGaagcatggttttaaaaaccagtCCGGTCCGATCAAATGGATCGGAAAGTGGTTAGACCGGAATTGGTCTGGTTAAACCGGTGGTCCGACCGGTGAACCGGATGAACTGGACGGTTCCCTCTGAACCATCCggttcaacttttttttttttctccactgTTGCTTCCCCCTTTTGCATGTCAGAACCCACCCCCCACCCCTCACCGGAAAGTGACTGGAAACCCACCCACCCCCCACTAGAACCCACGCATCGAAAAAGCTTCCATTTTTTGCCCGCCGGAATACCCCCCTCCTCCTAACCCTCCCAACAACCCACTAAAGTCTGGAACCCcccaaaaaagtgaaaatttgttCCCCTTTTTGCCCTTcctttcttctaatttttttttttaattaatttttacgTCATctcactattatttattttttttatatttattatttttttacttcatgtttaaaacttattattttaatttaaattaataaaaatattacaattttaaataaatttcagattttacaataagtttttatttaaaaatgaattttaaatttttaaatattaaattaaaattatgattttaatatgaattttaaatttgaaactaattttctgatttttaaataaaattttaatttttaaataatatataaattattatttttatttttataattattttaaattttaataattataaattatatatttatgacgtcactgGTCCGACTGCTGGTCCGactagtgaaccgtgaaccggtaacttttttGGTTCAATGACCGGTTTGGTTCTGAAAATATTGATCAGAAGTTCATTCTTATGTAAACCAAATCTCATTCTTTCtaagattttgatttctctcttcCACATGATATTACGATTCACCTccagtttcattttatttccattcctattctTGCATACCAAACCCAAAGAGAAACCTTTCAGTCCATCTCAATATATAGTCAATGCTTTCCATCACTTCTGAAGCAATCACATTCTCTCTTGGAGCTCCTGCCCTGGCTTTGAAgtaattaaacaataaataagGTTTCCTTGATTCATGTCAAATTATTtgccatttttttaatcattgtcAGGTTCATTGTTGTGTATCTTTGTATTGTGTTTTCTTTAAGCATCAAATTACCCATTAAAATGAcagaaatcaaagcaaactTGCAAGCTGTGTCTGTTGTCTCCATGGGTGTGCCAGGGGTTATTTCACAATGGGCATCCTATGTTAGAAAACATGAGCAACCTGCCTTCATTGTAGATTAACAAAACAAGACCAGGGTTTACAAGCCTCTCTCTCGTCTATGTTTAACCCATTACAGATGAATCTGATCAATATACTCCCTtaactcttctttttttttttttttttctaatttcaatcTCTCTTAATTGCTTCTAATTTTAGTCTATTGGTCCTACCCTGTACACAAGAGAACCTACAAAAATTGCTCCTTTTGAAGGGTCCTTTGTGAGAATGCAATTATTTCACATTGAGAATGTTGTAATGCACTTATTATATCCTTCTGTCCCTTTTTACCTTTCAATTTCTACAAAACATTTACAGTTTTGGCACCAACTGCAACACcagaataaattaatatgaatatttaaaggGTTTACAAATTACACTTGAGTTTTCCATTGCAGATGGAGCCAAACTTAATTGCATGGGAAAATTGTAAATTCAAGCTCACCATGAATGTTGTGAAGAACTActgaattatttgaaaaatgccAAATTACTTCAATATATTCCTGaaataataatatctgttattttctatttttctttgtgtGGCATACCCCTTCCCATGGAgtccaaaatcaaaatcaagtgCATccctaaatcttttttaaaataaataaataaattagttgaACTCCATTGTTAACACTCTTGACTTTTGCACGATCTTTTTCCCGTTTCATTCCTGAGTTAAGATTGATTCCCATGACCAAATAATGCCTAAACATAGACTCTGTCAATGTGCACAATTTAACCAATTTGCCATATTGTATAGCATTGAGATAGGGAGGTTTTAATCCTTGTAGCCATCAACGTGCTTCACTGGATACTAATGCAGAGATTCTGATTACTTGGAGAATCAGATTGCTGTTTGGAATCATAACATTTGTTTCCATTCTTTTGATATAAACTTAACTAATTACTgcaataataatctaaaatgCAGGTGACATCTCTCCTCTCGCTTGCAGCTGCAAGCGCGTCGGCTGGTGTGGTTCTCCTGTATGCAAGAGACTTGAATTTCTGCAGCTCAATAATCCATCCTCCCTGcaccaaattccaaatttctgTAGCTTTGGCCTTCATCTCCTGGTTCCTCCTGGCCATATCTTCTTATGTCATGTTTTGGCTGTTGTGCTCAGTTTGAATGACTCATTCTTCTCCATTGCCATGTACATAGAGTTATTTTTCGAACTTTCCATTTTCTTGGAGTTGGTTTATATTTCCCTGTTCAGGAAAATGTTTCTTTCCCATGTTCATAAATTTAAGTtctatcttatataaaataccATGGTTTTCTCTTCGAATTTCGGGGACATAacagaatataaataaaactgCTCCATATCAGTTTGATTTCAACATATCACCCACTTATGCACGCAGGGATTTATTTACTATTGATTGAAACTTGAAAGAGATTGGTAAAAGACATCCAAGTCAACACTCTGTATATATGGGTGCCATGCTCACATGGTAGGGACATTGTCCCCTTcgcctttctttcttttcttttcagcTACTTCACATTACGCTAATTAATATGGCATGCTTTACTGGGAAACGTTGTTTTCAGCAATGGAATCCAAGCATTAAAATTATAGATGATGTCAGTGTTGATTGTTGAGAGATTAGAATGCCAACTTATCTTATACCACAATTTAATCACTAGGCGGCAATAGACATCCCACCAATCACTCCCTGATTGtgatttgtatttaaaatttgagtagGAATGCAAACAAACAATTTCACTGAAAGTCTTTGGATTAAGACCTCTACCTCTAAATAATGGCTTGTAATTTATGGCGCCTTTTCTTGTTTGCATGGCATCAAATCATGGGAATGTACCCAAATTTCCACCATTTGTGGCATTAATAGAGTTGGATCCAAAAATTAGTAGGGTTGCAAACAAGCATTAAACAACATCCGACAACCATTTCTTCCCACACCACCACTGATTTTGAATGTCTTGGTGTAGGATTTTGCTCTTCGAAAGACCAGCAATGCAATCAATATGGGGCCATGATATGGATTGATTCAAGTTGCCTTCTTTGTGGATACCTGTCTTATTCATGATTATAAAGTATATCTTGACGTGTCCCCTCCATTAAGCTAGCGGAAGAAGACATGGATCTGAAACAGGGCTACACACACACACTATTGCTCATCAGAAAAAAGCAGATGCTTGTGAAGGGAAGAAGAACAAACATGCATCTCAGCAACGACAGAGTCAGTGTCTGGGTTGGGAAATTGTACTGCTGCAATTCTGTTGAAAAATACACAAAGGCCACCTGATACAAGAGAGACCCAGGCATCTGTATGCAAGAGGGATATCATTATTCTGGAAATGCTAAAATTGTAATACTCGTACAGATGATAAAAGAGACAAGCTGatggtttttatttctatatacaCTAGGATTATTACACAATTCACGCCATTAATTATGACTTATGACCTTCCATAACAGGACACTGACCCTTGATAAGCTCACAACATTCGGATTGGACTGGCAGAAAGCAAACTTTTACACTTGCATAGGTGAAGGAGCAAAGACATTCCAAACTCAAAAAAGAACTTAAATAACTTAACTACCGTCTAAGCAGTGTGAGACAGAACACTGTTGATTCACATGACTATCTCTGGCTTCAAGATGCTAGATTTGATCTCTTTGTGAGGCAGAACGACGCCTCCATTGCTGTAGATTTCATCGCACACATGAACATCTTCTCCAAGTATGGTCATGTTCTCCACACGAGCCCACTGGCCAACAGTGGAGTGCCACCCGATGATGCTACTGGAAATGCATGCATGCTTCTTGATGCGTACTCCACGCATCACTGTGCAGCGAGAGAGCCTGACTCCAGCCTCAACCACGCAACCTGGGCCAATGGCAACATCAGGACCAATCAGACATCCTTCTCCAATTTTGGCGCTCTCATCCACCAGAACATTTCCAACGATGTGGGCCCCAGAAGCCAATTTAGAAGAAGACTTCTTTCTCAAGGAGTCTAGGTAGAGTCTCAGGCCTGTGATGTAGTCCCTTGGCTGTCCAATGTCCATCCAGAACCCTGGTAAGACCATTGCATATAGCTTCTTCTCTGCTGCAATCTTTGGGAATACCTCTTTCTCAATTGAGGTGGGCCTCAGCTCAATTCGATCTAGTACAGAAGGATTCAACAAGTAAATTCCAGCATTGATCTTGTTACCGACAAATAGCTTTGGCTTTTCTACAAATCTATCAACTCTCCCAATTGATTCTTCCATAACCACCACACCATACTTCGAAGGTTCATCCACCTATTGAgtaaacaaaatgattttcaatCAAGTTGACTTTgcctcaaaatttcaagatgttTCAAAGGAAGCTAGATGTAAAACTAATCCTAGAACAAGAAGCTTACCTTGGTTACCATAATGGAAGCCTCTCCTCCATGGGCTTTATGGAATTCAATCATTTCTTTGAATGGATACTCACTTATAACATCACTGTTAAGCACAAAAAATGGCTCACCAGAATCATCTATCAGTTTGTCCCTAGCCAGAGCCAGAGGACCAGCAGTGCCTAGTGGCTCAGTCTCTTGGGAGCATGTGATCGTGATACCAAGCTTTGCCTCGAATTCCTTCAGGAAGTTCAGCATCACCTGTGGAAACAACATGCAAGCTCATTAGTTCACCAAAATTTAGCTTAACTGCATCACCGACTTTTTTGAACATTGAATGAAACTTTTTAGCAAAGGAATTCATTCTTAAGGGCTTAATTCTTTTACCTCTGGTTGATAATTGATGGCCAAAACCACTTCACTCACTCCAACAGCTTTTAGAGCCTCTATCTGATAATATTCAAAAGATTTATCAGCTGATGGTTAAAACACATAAGAGACACAGAGCACAAACCATACATCCACTAGAACAGGAACTCATTGCACAATATATAGAAGTTCTCTTACAGGGATGCTATATCCCTGCTTCAGATTTTGATCTAACAAAATCTTAGCATGATGAAACTAATTCACCATACTAAAATTCCAGAAACTCAGTGCAAACAAATAGCATGGCAATCCAAACAGTTTATAAGGAAGGGCCACCCAAGAAACAGGCTTCAATTTAACTAAATTGTTGGACATAGACAAAAAGAACACACATATAAAGTTTTATCTGACAGGATAGAACATGCATATCAATAAATACCTGATGCAGGATCATGGGTTTGTTAGCAAAATCAACAAGCGGCTTAGGGACACTGAGTGTCAATGGCCTCAACCGTGTCCCAAACCCCCCAACGAGAATCAGTGCCTTCATTGTGGTGTCCCGTGCTTTTCCTGTAGATCATACAGTGAGAATATAAGTAGCAATTTATCACAAACTAAATTGCTGGTAGATAGATGCCCATCCCTCTATTTATTTACGTGAAAGGATGAAAGATACACCCATACATGACTCTGCATTGACATTTGTACATCAACAAAGATGACAACACTCAAGCTCATCTACAATGCAAAACTTTCAAAGCTCTGCTGACGGGTGTTCATCAAACTTGACACGAGTTCAACAGATGCATGAAAGAGGAGAGAACACCGGTGTATGACAGAAGTCAAAAATAAAGTGCCCGGGATTTAATGGCATCCATTGAAGAAAACCGCCAAAAGTATCACGTCATAATAAAAACCATAGCTAAGGGAGTAAGTGAAGACCCGTCCAAGCGCATTAGCTGGTATAAGGAAACAAGTTCCAGCTAAACCACGGCCTGGATTTTTTAAtgtgaatagaaaaaacaataaattcttTGATGAGATATTGCACTTGGATATGGAAGGCAGACCAGAATCTAGGTGCAAATTAAACTATTGCTTCAAGTGAGTCGCCAGATGGTTTAATTTAAATgttaccaaaataaaaaacaaattgagaaaACTCATCCTTACTATCTGAGCTTGGCTAAGCCAATCCCTTTTTGCAATTCTCAAAATTCCCAAGATACTCTCACCAAACTCCAACTATTAACATATGGATATAGAGAATATAAAAATCAGACTCACCAATAGAATCACAATGACAAAGGGTTCAATAATTTCTTCAGATACCTTTGAGACAGGTAGCTATAACAATAAGACAGTAGGTAATGTCAAACTAAAAGAATTCAAAGAAGCTCTGCATAGCTTAAATCTTTGTGGGTACTTTCCACAAAAATAAAGTGCAAGAAACTCAACTTAACAAAGCCTTACTACTTCTAATTGGGCTCACCAACACTAATATTACAACACTTACTCAACTTGACAAAGCCTTATAACTACTACACCTTATCTCACAATTTCCACATGCCCAACATATAAATTGAAAGCAGTAACCACTGTTTTCAACCATTTGACGAAGGAAAATGCTTTCTGAATTGCTCCTTTCTTGAATTGCTTGAACAGAATGTGGCAGTGCCAACTTTGACAATAACAAGAAAAGGTAATTAAGTTTAAGAAATTTAGTAGCACTGGCACAACAATGTGTGAAGTTTGCAAGcattttctttacaaattaAATACTAGAATAAATTAAGCACTGGACTATAAATTGGTTCATAACCACAAGAAGTTCAATAGATTTCTCCCTTGCTATATTCATGATATCATTTGAAGGAAAGGCTATAcgtaggaaaaaaaatagagttaacTAAGTTTCAGAAGCACTTCTAAATTCTAATGCTGAAAGTGCTATCTTGACACTGAAAGTGCCATTTTGCCTGTTCAAAAAAAAGATTGCTAAACTTGGCAGCATCTTAAAGTTAAATTCTTATCCATACAAAAAAGCATTCTTTTATCTGTTTGGTTATGTTAAAAGTGATTTGGCGATAATCTTATAAACATTGCACAATTTAGTTCTAAAAATTACAAACAGAAAAAAAGTTCATATCATTAACATAGTGGCATGATAtgatttttctagtttttctaaATTGTTCAGCAGCATGATCatcataaaagtgtttttctaaTCATTATTTAGTAATGCACAATCAACCAGGTTTTTTTAGTAATATAATATATCACTTTGAAATCCATTACAAGCCTAAATATTCTCCTCACACATACAAGAATTATAATGTCCTTCCTGACAAAAACGTTTTAATACATCCAGCTGTAGTCTTTTGTTCGTTCTACTAATGAAACAAGTAAACAGCATTTTATGTGTGTGatccaaattttgaaaaaacaaagggCCATCCCCAACAGATTAAGTAAAGAACACCAACAGAACTTCAAGCAAAGGAgaaaccacaaccctaagcccATTCACTCACTGGGTCCCCTGACTTCACTTTCCCTTCGAAAAGGAGAAAAGGTCGACACtatcttcaaattttgaaacCCCAAACAACTAATGAcatcaaaattgagaaaataaaacataGTAAACATCCCAAAgtcttataaaataatatataagcCCAAAGAAAAGCATAATCACATCCTAGTTAAATCTTTTTCTAAGAGGGTGGTAGTACATGCACCAACACTTTTACACCACCTCCCACCCAGTAAGGTTGTAAAAATGGTGGTATGGCCTGCACTTTCGTTCTGAAAACCCaagtaaaaccaaaaaaaaaaaagagagaaccTACGAAAAGCAGGTTCCAGCACAATCTGTCAGTTTCACTGACTTGAGTGTttgaagaaaaggaaagcacACACACAATATGTCGGTGCCATTGGATGAtcgaaaaaatgaaggaaaaataatcaatttttgacAATTTCCCTGCAATTTTAACAGctgttagagagagagagaatgagtgAATACCAGgattttagattcaaaaaacATACCAGAGCTTAgatcaaacaaaaatcaaaggGAGAGGGACGAATCGGGTTAGAATGCATGGGGTATAATATAATCTTTCTAAAAAGGAAAGAGCTTTTGagaattttcattaaaacttCAGTAATCTGCTTCTCCCGTTGCGTCCGGCAAGAATCATATGAAACATTCAAAGACTGACGTAAGAGCGAAAAACAGACCAAACATTCAAAGAATCATATGAAACTACATTGTCAGATTCGTCCCAGGATGCACACAACCCACTCAAAAACGGACCAAACGACGCCGTACAAATCTCAAAAACCTCAACACACCTTCAAACGCATCATCCAAAACCACAGATCTAACAAAATTCACAACCAATCATGCAGAAACCA
This DNA window, taken from Vitis riparia cultivar Riparia Gloire de Montpellier isolate 1030 chromosome 13, EGFV_Vit.rip_1.0, whole genome shotgun sequence, encodes the following:
- the LOC117928072 gene encoding CASP-like protein 5B2 produces the protein MKVLFGSPGRLSGLVLRMGQCSFAASSIGIMLSASGYSASTAFCYLIASMGLQILWSFALACVDMQALRLRRNLQHPVLLSLFVVGDWVTSLLSLAAASASAGVVLLYARDLNFCSSIIHPPCTKFQISVALAFISWFLLAISSYVMFWLLCSV
- the LOC117928071 gene encoding mannose-1-phosphate guanylyltransferase 1, whose protein sequence is MKALILVGGFGTRLRPLTLSVPKPLVDFANKPMILHQIEALKAVGVSEVVLAINYQPEVMLNFLKEFEAKLGITITCSQETEPLGTAGPLALARDKLIDDSGEPFFVLNSDVISEYPFKEMIEFHKAHGGEASIMVTKVDEPSKYGVVVMEESIGRVDRFVEKPKLFVGNKINAGIYLLNPSVLDRIELRPTSIEKEVFPKIAAEKKLYAMVLPGFWMDIGQPRDYITGLRLYLDSLRKKSSSKLASGAHIVGNVLVDESAKIGEGCLIGPDVAIGPGCVVEAGVRLSRCTVMRGVRIKKHACISSSIIGWHSTVGQWARVENMTILGEDVHVCDEIYSNGGVVLPHKEIKSSILKPEIVM